The nucleotide sequence TTTCCACTATCATACTGATCATACTGGCTGTATTAAAAACACTTCAAATGCATGAATTCTAATGGGGTTTAATTATGAGCATTGTGTTCATGTTCTGTAATAAGAGCTCAGGGGATTTGCTCCAAACTTCCCATCCCATGAGACTAATGGCCTGACACTGGACGACTGCCCAAGTCTCTAACAAACATGTTTATCTGACATTTAGCAAAATAATGAGGAATAACAATGTCTAAGCACTTCAGAGAAAGCTCTAATACTGAGGTGGGATAATGAGGCTAATAAAGTGCTCTTTATCCTGTCAGTTATCATGTGGCTAATGTGTGAGAAAATGGTATACATCATAACAATGCCAGAAGATAGAAGGCTGAGACAGATACAAATTTTAATGAACAAacaggcaaacaaatccaaatcacaaGGCAGAGTCACAAACACAAAGAGGATCAGGATACGTACAAAGGCTAGCTGTACAAGGGAAAGCTGTGTATGTTTCAATTGAATAGAACATACTGACCAGACGGAGTCTCAGGTCGAATCCTCAGAGCCTGTGCTGACCAACTAGCACCTGTGTTTacagacatattcaacctctccttaacccagtcggcatccccacatgcttcaaagagtccatcattgttccagtcccgaagaaaccccatcctgcttccctcaacGACTATCaccctgtagccctgacctcagtagtgatgaagtgctttgaacggctggtcagagacttcatcatcgcTTCActtccagacacactggatccattACAGTTCCCGTACCGCCCGAACCGCTCCACCGATGATGCCAtttcccacctccttcacacatcactctctcacctggacactagaaaggggaattatgttagaatgctgtttgtcgactacagttcagtgtataacactataatcccctccacactcaccgccaagctggagcacctgggactcagcccatctctgtgtcagtggatctccaatttcctaactggcagaccacaggcagtaaggatgggcagacatgtctcagcctccctcaccctcagcactggagcccctcagggttgtgttctgagccccctgctgtactctttgtacacgtatgactgcatggccactaccaactccaccaacattatcaagtttgctgacAACACCGTTATGGTCGGAttgatctccgacaacaatgagacggcctacctggaggagattaagactctggaggACTGGTGCCGGCGGAACAACCTCCATcttaacgtcagcaagactaaggagctgatagtggacttcagcagaaagcaggagaggaactacaagacccctgtgatcaacagcagcccagtggagagagtggacagcttcagatacctcggtgttcacatcacgcaggatctgTCATGGTCCTGCCACATCAACATCGTGGTGAAGAAGGCTCGATAGCGTCTCTTCCAGCTCAGATGcctgagagactttagactgcctgctaaggtgctaaggaacttttattcctgcaccatagagagcatcctgacaggaaacatcacaacctggttcgggaacagtatcatgcaggacagacgagttctttagagggtggtgcgatcagctgagcacatcatccgtaccaagctccctgactTGCACTCActctacaacaagcggtgctggaccaaggccaggaagattgtgaaggacttcagccatcccaacagtggacttttctctctgttgatcTCAAGGAAGTgcttccgctccctgaaggccaacactgagagactgaggagaagcttcttcccacaggctatacggtctctcaatcagaacctcacataggactcaactgattagacctactatgctcctacacacgtgttggaactccaaccaaccacactggacattacacattacaggactgtagcacacaataaacacacaatgtacatctgcagattttcacatttcaaaactgtgcacacaatacaacacaacatacatgttgcacagtctgctcctCTTGTTTACAAACAAAGAGGActtttgcacatctgcactttaaagatggaaaaTACcattgctctcatcacctcattccacttcgtgaccaccccatactgctgctgtctgcaccttggacaccttggacactattgcacactacacacttcactttatataattttgcaaaatttttgtactgctgctgtctgcaccttggacactattgcactacacactattcactttatataattttataattttatataattttgcattttttatgcatcacagttgttgtattttacacttcctgtatgtatattttacacttcctatatacatattctatcttattttatatacatattctatatacatatatacataccttacttatttatatttattatactttattatatttttattctattacatttttttgcttactgtgaacttgtttttatattttatatttcgtattttagtataattcgtattcttatttttttatattttgtattttttattttatccttgtcttttgttctgtccttattaCTTTTCCTTGGGTCATAACAgttgtgtaagcatttcactgcatatcatactgtgtaccattatgtaCGTGACTAATAAAAGTTGAATTTGAACTGTGATGAAAATGTACTTGTTAAATTAAGTTCCATGAGGAATTCACATGGAACCTTTCTTTTATACACTGCTGTATTTCCATGACTGAcctgtttttctgctttttcgCACTCTGAAatatttcctgttttctttttttttttttttacagtatttaaatgatttcagGAGAAAAGCTCTACAGACCTGTTTACCACATCTGTTAAATTTCACCAGTTTTACTGTCCCCAGTACCAGGTTTAAAACAAATGTACTGCACATTATTTATATGATCTTATCAGTAGAAAATCTGATTACTCATGTCCTCATCTTATTGATTACTAACTGAAACTGAAAGATATTTCATCAAATCAAAAATCATGTCCTGGAGAGAAAACTGTATTCATACCAAGATTTTACAGACCGGTCTGCTTTTAGTTATGATAtgtagtttatttgttttttcaatTATTTGGTTGGTTGATTATTCAGAATCAGAAatttggaataaataaatagaaacatttgCAATAGATATTAAGATGTCATGTACAAATTCAGAAGTAATTGTATTAATTTTCTGATAAATGTAGATTATATGTCCAAAAATAGGTGGTATCCTCAAACCACAGTGTGTATTGCTGCATCATCATCTTGATACACAGCACCACATTCAGGGTACAGTGCTTGAATCACTGGGTGCAtgtggtcctccagaatggtttggTAGTcattggcagtgacgcgcccatctagcacaagtagtGGGTTGGGGGAATGTCATGATaatgcagcccaaaccatcactgatccacctccatgcttcactctggacATGCAGCAGTCCGGGTGATGAACTTCTTTGGAGCTTCTCTATAGCATAACTCTCCTGGCACTAGTGACTAAAGGTTTGACTATAGCAGCCtggctgtggttttatgttttttgtacACAGTCCAGGTTAGTGCCTAGCCAtacctttcagacagcttcctctcaTGTCAACAGTTagtcctgttggatgtggttggtCCTTCATGGTGATATGccacattaccctggatactgtGGCTCTTGATACACCACAAAGACTGCTGTTCTGGTCACAGATGCACTGACAAGATGCACAATTATTTGTcatcttttgaactctgatgtcTCCAGTCCTGTTGTGTTGATTGCAGTATTTTATGTACAACTGAGCTACTGCTCGGCTAATCACACTCTGCTTTTACTTAAAAGAATGTGgaaagattggccaccaggctgtgCAGATATAGGTATGAAACTGTCAACATTGTATTGCCTAGTGTTTCAGTTGTTGCCTAGTGTTTCATTGTCCAAAACCTGTTGGAGGAAGCTACTGATGAAATTTGTGCAGtgtaaaatgtaacaaaaatgtCTGTTGTATAGAGATGGCTCTCCAGTATATTATTATTCAGCAGTGAATTGGTTACAATACTTAACCTTATGAAAGTTGAACTTATTAAGTCCAGCTGAACTTTACTCTGCCTGCCCCCATATATCCAAGGGTAGAGCTTTGCTAGTTGGGAGCACCATGCTCTGGTGATGCTTTGCATCATTAGAAACTGGGCTTCTTGTCAGAATTAAAATGTGAATGAATAGAGCAAAATACCACGAAATATTACAAGCAAAGATTTGTGTCTGcttaaaaagttaaataaataaagtttgaaACATTAAATTTTGAGTAGAACAATGGTCCCAAACACAAAGCCAAAGCAATGCAGTAGTGGCTAAATACCACAAAGATGAATGTTCTACAGAGGCCAAGATAAAGGTCTATATTGGACCCATCCTTTTTTCATTGTACATGCTCCCACTGGGTAAACATAAttcaacaatatatttttttattgttatgcTGATAACACTCTGCTTGCAATGTCTCATTGTGAGCTGTGAGGATATTAAGACCTTGACGACTAACAATTTTCTTCAactaaaaaagaataaatcagaACTTACACTCTGGTCATTGTCACAATGCATAACAACTCAGAGCCTGTTTCACTTTGGCCAACTTTGGCTGCCACAGACTTTCAGAAACCACCTGCACTCCTAAATTCACAGTGGCCAGTCTTTCAATTGTTTTCACCTGTGTTCTGAAATTTGGTAAATTTGGTTTTCTCACTTTATACACACTTTTGTTTCAGTTCCACGTTGTGAGGTATATACTCTGTTCCTTAGGTCTGTGACATTAcaaagctgtttttttgttaCTGTGATGTTCTGGCTCTGTTTTTGACAAAGCTGTTTGGTTACCTGATTCTGATTCCGTCTAGCTCTGATATTCCTCTTTATCCCTGTTGACCTTTGCCTATTTTGACATGAGTTTGCCTATTttgacaagagagagagagaaagagaagcaaaGAATATTAGATATGCTTGTGATCATTTAATGGTTGAGGACAatgtaaactgtgtgtaaagtgcaggcagggactccggcaagactagcgaTGACGTCATAACTAAAAAGGAGAACCAGAAaatgacagacatgaaggcttcctgggacataaaacatccaaccacttcacagtcagtgacctgagtgaACATGTGAGAGTGGTAAGGAGACAGCATTCAAAGAtcccagcacaccaaacactcCTTGACCTAAGAAAAATCATACACAAAAGACTTGactaaacaaacattttttaaaggctgttccataactgctGTACCATTTACTATCCAATGTACAAATATATGCAGACAAAGATGTGGCagataatagtaataataataataataataataataatttttttaaaaaaagcatgaactattttttctgcatcatgaagtgacttcatatttcttatcttagcaatatttctgagacgAAAGAAGgataccctagtgatattatctacatgggcttcaaatgaaagaccagagaCAATGATCACAACAAAGTCTTGGTGTGATTACTGCTGAACATGATAAAACAAGTAATTATTACTCTCTGCATGTGATAACAATCTCTCAAATTCTTCATGCCTGGGCTATGGGGTAGGAtgactagattttttttttcccacaaaaaaatatccagcctCAACTAAATCAACTGAAATGCTCTGTCAAAATGTGTTTAAGCCTGATGTGACCAATTGCATATTATATCCCTTGTATATTAACAAATGTTGCGTGAaactaaataattttttatatgcATAAAATTATCAAAGGCAGAAAGTGGTACCAGTCTTTTTTGGACATATTGTATGTGGTAGAAAAATGGATTGATATTCTATTTGTGTTACTTAAATTAACAATTAAATGAGCTAAATGGGCGGGGCTTACCACACTTTCATTCAGCCAGTGAGTATTGAAATCAGAATGTATAAATGTACAGAAATCTGCTTTCTTAACCACAATAAGACAGGATTTTTATGTCATAGTACCCAAATCTGGTGTAAATTGTCCATTATAATTGTGACAGATTAATGGATTATTCTACTAATGTAACTTATTTAATTCTGACAGGACATGTGGAGTTGGAGAAGTacagatatatttattttctagttACACTTGTGGTCTTCCTGATGACCATCTGCTGTAACACTGTTGTCATTTTTGTGATATACATAAATGAGAGTCTTCATGAGCCCATGTACATTTTCATCACTGCATTACTCATGAATACTCTGGGTGGATCAGCTGCTTTTTACCCCAAACTAATGAGTGATATTTTATCCAACAATCTAATTGTCTCCCTTGATGCTTGTGTATTTCAGGCATTTTTCATTTACACTTATGCCATGTCGGAGTTCATGTTGTTGTCAGCTATGGCCTATGACAGGTATGTTTCTATTTGTAAACCTCTACAATATGCTTCTATTGTAAAAATGTCTACTGTGAAAAAGCTGATATTTTTGAGTTGCTTTGTTCCTAGTTGTGAAAATGGTATAGCTATGCTATTAATATATCAGTTTAAACTTTgcaattttaaattaaatagaatatACTGTAGCAATTCTGCAATTGCTAAACTGAGCTGTGGAGACATTTATGCTTATAATTCTTATGGACTGTTCATTTTCGTCATCGCTGTATTTCCACAAGTGATTTTTATAATCTACTCATATATCAGGATAATTGCTGTCTGTTTAAAGAATTCAAAAGATTTCAGAAGAAAAGCTCTACAGACCTGTTTACCACATCTTTTAATTTTCACAAGTTTTGCTGTCACTTCATGTTTTGAAGTTATAAACAGTAGATTAGAAGGAAAAATGGCTCACATTATTACCATGATCATGTCAGTGGAAAATCTGGTTATTCCTCCTCTGTTAAATCCCATTATATATGGACTGAAATTGAAGGAAATTTTTAATAGAATTAAAAGAATGTTTTGTAAAAAGACAAATTTTTTTAGATTCAAATTCTaatgtttgtttacttatttgtttgttaccGATAGATCTAttttcacacactgtaatatgtgtttgtgtgatttagAGGACCATATAGAGCCTGTTATTGTCTCCTCCACATATTTACTTGGTCAAAGCAGAAAGGTTTTTAAACTGTGATAATGTTGGTACATCTAAAGCTTGGGGTTTTgtactggtgtgtgttcaggttgcTCTGATACCTGCACAAAGAGTAATACACATGACTCCAATCACTGTAATCATACTTTATTCATTCTGGTTGtatggttttgtttagttttccCTGTATCACAAtgtttaaaaacagacaatgaaaataaTGTTCACAgatttcacatacacacacacacttaagaaGTTAAACTGCATAACATGTAAAACCCAAATTgactattttaaaaatataaagaataacAAATGCACTGCAATGCTAATTTGCTTAAAGTCTGGTCTTAAAGCATTTCCAGTGGCACCATTTTTAAATcagaaatctgtaaaaaaaaacaaaaaacaaatgacaagcaCATCTTTTTGATTGTAGCTTGAAATGAACATTatttgcaaaaataaacaatcaattTGAATTACTGGACCCTCTAAATACACTTGGTTCGTGGCAGAGGTGACTGGTGAGGTTCTTATTGGACATTACACTTACATGGCTGGTCAGTCTgtgcaaataaaaaattacattattaaCTGTATGTCAGTAAAAAAATTGTGTGCGAATTGTGTGCAGttatggaaaaacaaaaaagatgcaTCATATAATCCAGTGCTAACCCTTGATACAGTGTCtttgatatataaaaaattCTAATGCATGAACTTGTGTTGCTGCTTTTGGTACTTGAAGgtaaagaaaatatttgttgCTGCCAATAGCTGCATTAAATATACCCCCCCCCTAAACTGCCCCTCGCTAGAGGAGCTGTCACCTGAGTATTGAGCGACTTCCGGGTCAAAGCACACATCCAGGGTTTTGTGCTCATAAGCCATGCTTACACTACACCTGGCACAAAGTATTGCTTTCTTTGCGTACCGAGTGGTTCATGGTTCTCATTGTTCATTGACTTATGACcttgttttgctgtttttgaCTTTGACGTGTTTTCTTTGCCTGGTGTATGTCTGATTGTCTTTACTGTCTTTTTCGACTTTGCCTTCCATTTGGATTCTGTTTGCTCTGTATTAATAAATCTCACTGTGGAATATGGATTCCACACCAACTGCCCTGGCACGTCCTTACAATAGCAGGGAAATACTAGTTTTGGGCAGCTGCAAATTGTTAAAACAATGCTGAATTATGATATTCCTCACTGTAAGTtatattgcatttttttaaGTTAGCAATGctacattatattttattttacattatattttagCACCTGAGCAATAATCTTTGTAAATAGCACTGGGAAGCAACAGGAACACTGAGAAACTAGTAACAATGGGAAACCAAAGACTGAAAATTAGGAGATCCAGGGGGAAACTGGAACACTTAACATTAGTTAAACTTGGATGCTATAGAATAGTATGTAAATAGTACATGACATAATAGAATATGcataaaatatgaatgaatagaatACACTGAAATGAAAACCCAGAAATACTGGGAAACTATGTGTAAAACACTCAGGTAAGGGAGAAGTGGGCAGAGTCAGCCGAGCTATAACATAATACAAAATTATATATGGTGAGCAATGATGCAGAGCTGCTGGACAAtgtttacatttggcagacacccttttccagagcgacttacatatTATCTGATTTTGTACAACTGAacaattgaggattaagggtcttgctcaggggcccagcagtaacAGCATGGAGGACCTGGGATGCAAACTCGcaaccttttgatcagtagTCAGTAGGCCAACATCTtacccactaagctaccacagcCCCAAAGCAGCAGCAGAGCCTCTGACCTTAAATTGCTAGTACAATTATATTCTTAgaaaacacacagcatataaacacaatGCATTTGCACTCTAATAAATGTGACATCACTCAGactcaattttatttcattttcatgttaAATTACATAAAACTGTTGATGATGGGGGTTTGGATGTGATAAATGTTTGGATATTTCTCTCTGGTTCTTCCCATTTCAAATAATGTTCTATGGTCGATAATATAGTCTTGGGCCTAGGGTAGCTCCCCAAACTGACAGCACCAGTGGCCGCTTACCCGAGTCTCAAGAACAAATGAGAGGTTCTGGGTTTTGTGCTTGGCTGGCATTATCATGGCTGTGTGACTCATTAACAGTAAGAATTGGAAGACCAGATTGGGATTCACAATGATGTACAGAGCTAACTAACAAAATGTTCTGGAACCAAGGTTAACCTTTACCAAAGTGAGAGAAAGGCCAATGTAAAGAAagaaggatctgctcatgaacAAAAAACAAGGTGGGTTTGAGCACAACAAAAAGACCCAAGGTAGTTCTACTGCATCAGCAAGATCTCATAGGAACTGAGGTGcagaaaaatggcagcaggtCACTGGACTAATGAGCCAAAGTGTGAAAAATTTGGCTTTAGCTGGAGGCAAGATGTTCGCCGAAGGACTGGAGAGCAGAACTTTAATGAGTGTCTGCAGGCAACAGTGCAGCATGGTGGAGGTTCCTGCAGGTTTGGGGATGCATTTCTGCAGATGGAGTTCgagatttggtcaggattaatggCATCCTCAATGCTGAGAAATACAGGCAGATAATTATCCATTACGAAGTACCAAATTGCAGCAGGACAACAaccccaaacatacagccaatGTCATTTAGATCTTTAGTGTAGAGAAGAACCTCTATAGTCCTGGAAGTGATGGGTAGTCCCCCATCATCATCCACtctgtctgggattacatgaaGAGGATTTGAGGCAGCCTACATCCACAGAAGATCTGTGGTTAGTtctccaagatgtttggaacaacctaCCTGCTGAGTTCTTTCAAAAACTGTGTGCAAGTCTACCTAGAAGAATTGGTGCTGTTTTGCAGGCAAAGGGTCACACTAAATATTAATTTGATTTAGATATCTCTTCTggtcatttattttccattttgttaattgataaataataaactacagtgaaaccttgacttatgAGTGAATCAACTTACAAGTTTTCCGAAATACGAGCCGTCGCTCGgtcgattttttgctttaagatacgagccgagatctgagttacgagcgcGCGAGCTTACGCCACCTGCCACTCGGTCGCCCAGCGGgcggtcagttcacgtggttatctctccaggtcgtgcgttggTGCTGTGTGAAGacacttcatcactcattttccaaacattttgcaagggaggaagaaacaaacctccttggacaggtttttattgaaacgccctgcaagtgaaagtgaggaaagtgtggagaaaaaggcaaaagtccgtgaagaagaagatcaagtgaagtgaaaaaaaaaagtagcaattaagtttagcgataaagtgtagcatagtgtgtaagttaaatttagcaattaattgtagcattaagtgtgtagcgagtaagttaagtgatagagcacgaaatgaaaaactccgccaATCTcatctcctccacctccgctagcatcttcgtctgatcttcaacgtaaatacacttaataaaaccagtttatttctttacattctcttttattatgtattattattgttttatacattatttgttatttataaagtacatttttcttatttaaaaacacaaaaaaaattggtgtggtttttggggggctgcaacggattaatagcatttcaattcattttaatggagaaatttaatttcatatacgagcaaattgagttagGAGCTCGGAcacagaaccaattaaactcgtaagtcatGGTATTACTGTACTAACACTTCTTTAAAGCATCTTTACTTTAGAGAATTTTTTCACATCTGCCTAAAACTTAGGCCATATTCTGAATTCTCCTGTGAATTTCtagatttcattttaaacctagttgtttatttagacaaagcattaattgtTGGCgactttaatattcattttgataagtcATAATTGATGATAAAAATAAtcctatattttatttaatactgtagcAAAATGAACTATGAATAAAACCACTGCAGAAAAATGCACACTATCATTATGCAGCAgtaatgacttcatgaattatttcaCTAACAGAAATAGATAAAGGttttaaacctttaaaaaatTTCTGAAATAGAAAGGTTTAAAACCTGTCAGTTTTATAGCTAATCCTGTAGATAATCAGCACTGTAAACATTAGAATGTTTCACTTCCCTTAGAGACTGAtataatttcactaatttcttcttcaaaatcgaCTTGTGTCCTAGATCACTTACCTACATGTTTCTTCAAACAGATAATAGCAGTAGCAACTGAATCTCTTCCAATATTATTAACTTCTACTTTTAGCACTGGCTATGTACCTAAatttgtgtctccttactggtgttactggatctGGTTACTGGTTACCCCTTGGTATAATTATtggtaaacatggtattagcttcaaCTGTTGACACACAGCTAtgtgtttcagctaaatcagatgagagacaccagcttattaagtctgaagaatgtgtaaaggacattagacactggatggtcactaacttcctcctgcttaactcggacaagacagaggtgcttgtactaggaccacatgcagctagaagtaagctttctgattacagagtaatggtggatggtctttctgtttcatcttgtccagcagtaaaagatcttggtgtgattattgactcaagtctttcatttgaagctcatgtagataatgtCACTAgtgtagccttctttcatctcagaaatattgctacgataaaaaaaatataatgtcaCTACATGATGCTATAAAAAGGCCTTCAGTGTGTCCAGACTGAAAAcatatttgtttagtcaagcttgttatgaatatttttttcctaaGTAAAAGAGAAGATCTGGAGGGTTCATGAGCATAGATTGTTCTTgtgaactgggatgtttggatggtATCACTTTTTTGCCACTGTTGAAAGAACAACTAAAAGAAGCTGTAGTACAAGCcgagaaaaagaataaaatgccccagtttggtgatgtcagtAAGCTGCTTGTTTGATGCAGTTATTGAGTAatattgtgtttatattaatatctACAATACCTGCTGTATctacatttaaatgatttaaaaggagaatgtgtgtgtgtgtgtgtgtgtgtgtgatcagagctCTTTATACTGATGTTTCTGATGAAAAGGTGAGCAGTTTCCCAGCATTTCCTGATTCACCTGTGCAGGTATTAGTGCATGGCAACACAGTCCAGTAGACTTCACTGATGACATTGTGAGTATTTCTTTCTCAGAGCTCATCATGTCCTGTTGTATTGTCCGTGAGTTTCAGCTCATCCTCTGTGATTCTCCCATCAGCATTCTGATCTTGGCTGGTGAACATCTCTCTGATGATTACATCAGCATCCATTGCAGGGTGAAGACGACCTTTGCTCATTGACACCTGCAGCCTGATGAACGCTGCAAActggagagatagatagagagagatagatacaactttattgtcattgcaaagtacaggtacatagcaacgaaatgctgtttagcatctaccagaaaatcaaatagtagaaattgtgcaaatgaacaagtgcagata is from Hemibagrus wyckioides isolate EC202008001 linkage group LG24, SWU_Hwy_1.0, whole genome shotgun sequence and encodes:
- the LOC131344997 gene encoding olfactory receptor 8H1-like; this encodes MDYSTNVTYLILTGHVELEKYRYIYFLVTLVVFLMTICCNTVVIFVIYINESLHEPMYIFITALLMNTLGGSAAFYPKLMSDILSNNLIVSLDACVFQAFFIYTYAMSEFMLLSAMAYDRYVSICKPLQYASIVKMSTVKKLIFLSCFVPSCENGIAMLLIYQFKLCNFKLNRIYCSNSAIAKLSCGDIYAYNSYGLFIFVIAVFPQVIFIIYSYIRIIAVCLKNSKDFRRKALQTCLPHLLIFTSFAVTSCFEVINSRLEGKMAHIITMIMSVENLVIPPLLNPIIYGLKLKEIFNRIKRITGKQQEH